The window GCTTATAATGCAGATCCTAATCTAACCAATGAAGAGGGCCTAAGTGCTATAGACTTTGCTTTAAATAACCAAAATATAATAAATATTATCGAAAATATAATACAGTGAAATTTAAAATTTTTATATTGTTAATAATCGGAGTTTCTGTGCCAATATTATCTATGGAGCAAAATTGTCACAAAAGAAAGAGGATTGAAGAATCAGAAGATATTGAAAGAAATATAGAGCCACGTCTTGAGTTATCAGAATTATTAGAATTACCTGCTGAAATTAAAGTAAATATTCTATTTCAAGGTATATTAAGTATAATTCAGCATAATGCTTCTAAAAAAGATGGGATTTTTAAACCGTTTGATGGTATTAAAGAATTTCTAGATGCTTCCTCTTTAATTAATAAAGAATTTGCAGCGCTCAAAAGAGAATCTAAAGATACATTATTAAATGGTGCCAAAAAAGTTGCAAAACAGATTTTTGCTTCTGGATTTCTTAATAGCGCTCAAGAAGAATTAGATAATCAGCTTAAGGAAATTTTAGAAAGCGAATATAGTCAAGAAAATGAAATCAAGTTAGCTCAATTAATTATTGCTGGAGCTAATGTTAATTTGAATATTATTCTTGATATCAATGAAGGAAAAAATCATAAGACTTGTCCTTTAATAGAGATTATTAAAAGTGATCACTATTATTGTTTAATTGATTTATTGATATTGTATGGCGCTGATGTTAATTTTAAAGATACTGATGATTATACTGCTATACGGCATGTAATTGAGCTTGAAAGAGATGAAACTATTATAGAAAAATTAATAGAAAGTAAAGCAGAGATTAATGACGATACTCTAGAATCAGCAATTTTTAAAGAAAGTTTAAGTGTAGATACTTTAGAAAGGATTCTAGAAACCGAAATAAGTAATGATAGAATTAATAAAATGTTTATCAAACTACTTAAAGAAGCTATAGAAATCGAAGAAGATAATTATTTAGAAAAGTTAGAACTGTTAATCGAATATGGAGCTGATATTGATATTAAAGATGAAGAGGATACACCAAGTTTGCATATACCTCTTTGGTTTAGTAATGAATTTGAATATAGAAAAGAAGATATTATCAAGCTGTTACTTAAGTATGGCGCTAATATAGATGCTAGAGATAATGTTAATCTTACTATAAGAGATATAGCTTTAGAAAATAATGATACTGATTTAATAGACTTATTGGATGAATATATCAAAATTGAAGAGCATTTAAATCATATAATTCAGTGCAATGATATACTTGCGGCTTTAATCAATTCTTATCAATTTATAAATTCTTACAAATTTAACAATTTTAATAAAGAATCTTTAATAAAGATAGCCAAAAGGTTGATGAAACTTCATTTTGCTCAAGAAGAAAGCAAGTTAACAAAATTACAGCTAAATCAGGAACTTAATAAACAGTTAGAGGACTACACTAATAATTATGTACAAATTATCAAACTAGTTCTTGCAGGAGCAAAATCTAATATTTTAAATTTAACTATAATTCCTAAATGTTTATCTGATTATTATTTATTAACATATTATTATGGTAACTACTTTACTGCTCAAGAAAAAATCTGTTTTCTTATAAGCGCAGTAAAAAGAGGCG of the Candidatus Babela massiliensis genome contains:
- a CDS encoding ankyrin repeat domain-containing protein, with product MPILSMEQNCHKRKRIEESEDIERNIEPRLELSELLELPAEIKVNILFQGILSIIQHNASKKDGIFKPFDGIKEFLDASSLINKEFAALKRESKDTLLNGAKKVAKQIFASGFLNSAQEELDNQLKEILESEYSQENEIKLAQLIIAGANVNLNIILDINEGKNHKTCPLIEIIKSDHYYCLIDLLILYGADVNFKDTDDYTAIRHVIELERDETIIEKLIESKAEINDDTLESAIFKESLSVDTLERILETEISNDRINKMFIKLLKEAIEIEEDNYLEKLELLIEYGADIDIKDEEDTPSLHIPLWFSNEFEYRKEDIIKLLLKYGANIDARDNVNLTIRDIALENNDTDLIDLLDEYIKIEEHLNHIIQCNDILAALINSYQFINSYKFNNFNKESLIKIAKRLMKLHFAQEESKLTKLQLNQELNKQLEDYTNNYVQIIKLVLAGAKSNILNLTIIPKCLSDYYLLTYYYGNYFTAQEKICFLISAVKRGDRDMTKILLDNGADIECRDAYDRTPLLMAIDQCDIDLVKLLLENKANYNASQGRKRSDRGQTALMKAYNLKRKDIVRLLLDYKASF